One Setaria viridis chromosome 5, Setaria_viridis_v4.0, whole genome shotgun sequence genomic region harbors:
- the LOC117855812 gene encoding transcription factor MYB61, with protein sequence MGRAHPCCSEEKKVRKGLWSPEEDERLASHIARFGVSCWSSIPELAGLQRCGKSCRLRWMNYLRPDLKRGRFSQHEEDLIIALHEALGNSWSQIAARLPGRSDNEIKNFWNARLRKKLRQKEASSTAGSKEPAASHRRRGGGEGAGTHPAAVFNPLLPANADRPCPAGYVAGAAAGRSSYDNDMWATGSAAATGGAVLAAADVGRNAAAAESVTPSPTSTASACTDAQAGCDDEFLKAMVDDASILFGDFYLNSNHDGSISFWEGHVFS encoded by the exons ATGGGGAGGGCACACCCTTGCTGCTCCGAGGAGAAGAAGGTGAGGAAAGGGCTgtggtcgccggaggaggacgagaggCTCGCCTCCCACATCGCCCGCTTCGGCGTCAGCTGCTGGAGCTCCATCCCTGAGCTTGCAG GCTTGCAGAGgtgcggcaagagctgccgTCTTCGGTGGATGAACTACCTGCGGCCGGACCTCAAGCGCGGCCGCTTCTCCCAGCACGAAGAGGACCTTATCATTGCTCTCCACGAAGCACTTGGCAACAG CTGGTCCCAGATCGCGGCGAGGCTGCCCGGGAGATCGGACAATGAGATCAAGAACTTCTGGAACGCGCGGCTGCGCAAGAAGCTCCGGCAGAAGGAGGCGTCGTCCACGGCCGGGAGCAAAGAGCCCGCCGCGAGCCACcgtcgccgtggcggcggcgagggcgccgggaCACATCCGGCAGCCGTTTTCAACCCACTCCTCCCAGCTAATGCGGACCGTCCATGCCCTGCCGGTTATGTCGCCGGCGCTGCTGCCGGCAGAAGCAGCTACGACAACGACATGTGGGCCACCGGTAGCGCCGCGGCGACAGGCGGTGCTGTTCTTGCGGCCGCGGACGTTGGCCGgaacgccgcggccgcggagtCGGTaacgccgtcgccgacgagcaCTGCGAGCGCTTGCACGGATGCGCAGGCGGGCTGCGACGACGAGTTCCTGAAGGCGATGGTCGATGACGCGAGCATCCTGTTTGGGGATTTCTACCTCAACAGCAACCATGATGGATCGATCAGCTTCTGGGAAGGCCATGTGTTCAGTTGA
- the LOC117854459 gene encoding large ribosomal subunit protein uL22, with amino-acid sequence MVKYSQESGNPTKSAKAMGRDLRVHFKNTRETAFALRKLSLTKAKRYLEDVMAHKQAIPFRRYCGGVGRTAQAKSRHSNGQGRWPVKSARFILDLLKNAESNADVKGLDVDNLYVSHIQVNQAQKQRRRTYRAHGRINPYMSSPCHIELILSEKEEPVKKEPDNIVAPRKQ; translated from the exons atg GTGAAGTACTCGCAGGAGTCGGGCAACCCTACCAAGT CGGCCAAGGCCATGGGCAGGGATCTTAGGGTGCATTTCAAG AATACAAGGGAGACAGCTTTTGCACTTCGCAAGCTGTCTTTGACCAAAGCTAAGCGGTACCTTGAGGATGTTATGGCACACAAGCAGGCAATTCCCTTCCGGAGATACTGTGGGGGTGTTGGTCGCACTGCACAAGCAAAGTCTCGCCACTCAAATGGACAGGGACGCTGGCCTGTTAAATCAGCCAGGTTCATTTTGGATTTGCTGAAGAATGCTGAGAGTAACGCTGAT GTGAAAGGCTTGGATGTCGACAACCTCTATGTTTCACACATCCAGGTGAACCAAGCCCAGAAGCAGAGGCGCCGCACATACCGTGCTCATGGACGCATCAATC CTTACATGTCCTCACCTTGCCACATTGAGCTGATCCTGTCAGAGAAGGAAGAGCCTGTGAAGAAAGAG CCTGACAACATTGTCGCACCAAGGAAGCAGTGA